Proteins encoded together in one Drosophila albomicans strain 15112-1751.03 chromosome 2R, ASM965048v2, whole genome shotgun sequence window:
- the LOC117575817 gene encoding cAMP-dependent protein kinase catalytic subunit 2 isoform X4, whose amino-acid sequence MVANCSPIIAMRKFNEKQSRFYGAQVLLALEYLHHMNLVYRDLKPENILMDAKGYIKVTDFGFTKRVDNRTSTLCGTPEYLAPEIIQLKPYNKSVDWWAFGVLLYEFVVGQSPFSMHNRDVILMYSKICMGEMRLPSFFTAQLKNLIENLMQVEPSKRLGNAVEGSSDIKNHPWFQGVDWFVLLNQEINPPYIPTVSNIEDLSNFENFEPKSKVKSKINRHPDLFNNF is encoded by the exons ATGGTGGCGAACTGTTCACCTATCATCGCAA TGCGCAAGTTCAATGAGAAGCAATCCCGTTTCTATGGAGCCCAAGTGTTGCTTGCTCTCGAGTATCTGCATCACATGAATCTCGTGTATCGCGATCTCAAGCCCGAAAACATACTGATGGATGCCAAGGGTTACATCAAGGTGACGGATTTCGGTTTCACCAAG CGCGTTGATAATCGCACCAGCACTTTGTGCGGAACACCTGAATATCTGGCACCGGAAATCATTCAGCTGAAGCCGTACAATAAGTCTGTGGATTGGTGGGCGTTCGGTGTATTGCTGTATGAATTTGTTGTCGGTCAATCGCCATTCTCGATGCACAATCGCGATGTCATTTTGATGTACTCGAAAATCTGCATGGGCGAGATGCGTTTGCCATCATTTTTCACTGCCCAATTGAAGAATCTCATTGAGAATCTCATGCAGGTGGAACCCTCAAAGCG TTTAGGTAACGCGGTCGAAGGATCGTCGGACATTAAGAATCATCCGTGGTTTCAGGGCGTTGATTGGTTTGTGCTGCTTAATCAGGAGATAAATCCTCCGTATATTCCTACTGTGTCAAATATTGAAGATTTGTCAAATTTCGAGAATTTCGAACCAAAATCGAAAGTGAAGTCCAAAATAAATCGCCATCCAGacttgtttaataatttttaa
- the LOC117575817 gene encoding cAMP-dependent protein kinase catalytic subunit 2 isoform X3, whose product MVANCSPIIAMSSILCPRVRKFNEKQSRFYGAQVLLALEYLHHMNLVYRDLKPENILMDAKGYIKVTDFGFTKRVDNRTSTLCGTPEYLAPEIIQLKPYNKSVDWWAFGVLLYEFVVGQSPFSMHNRDVILMYSKICMGEMRLPSFFTAQLKNLIENLMQVEPSKRLGNAVEGSSDIKNHPWFQGVDWFVLLNQEINPPYIPTVSNIEDLSNFENFEPKSKVKSKINRHPDLFNNF is encoded by the exons ATGGTGGCGAACTGTTCACCTATCATCGCAA TGTCCTCAATCCTTTGCCCAAGAGTGCGCAAGTTCAATGAGAAGCAATCCCGTTTCTATGGAGCCCAAGTGTTGCTTGCTCTCGAGTATCTGCATCACATGAATCTCGTGTATCGCGATCTCAAGCCCGAAAACATACTGATGGATGCCAAGGGTTACATCAAGGTGACGGATTTCGGTTTCACCAAG CGCGTTGATAATCGCACCAGCACTTTGTGCGGAACACCTGAATATCTGGCACCGGAAATCATTCAGCTGAAGCCGTACAATAAGTCTGTGGATTGGTGGGCGTTCGGTGTATTGCTGTATGAATTTGTTGTCGGTCAATCGCCATTCTCGATGCACAATCGCGATGTCATTTTGATGTACTCGAAAATCTGCATGGGCGAGATGCGTTTGCCATCATTTTTCACTGCCCAATTGAAGAATCTCATTGAGAATCTCATGCAGGTGGAACCCTCAAAGCG TTTAGGTAACGCGGTCGAAGGATCGTCGGACATTAAGAATCATCCGTGGTTTCAGGGCGTTGATTGGTTTGTGCTGCTTAATCAGGAGATAAATCCTCCGTATATTCCTACTGTGTCAAATATTGAAGATTTGTCAAATTTCGAGAATTTCGAACCAAAATCGAAAGTGAAGTCCAAAATAAATCGCCATCCAGacttgtttaataatttttaa
- the LOC117575816 gene encoding cAMP-dependent protein kinase catalytic subunit 2: MGRTSASELQYFSPKVDYAVILSKMKDDFSKKYSRNTPSPTTGLEGYIIKATLGSGSFGKVQLIKEKEGDAYYASKQLSKDQIVKTKQIVHVMSEKRVLNSIRFPFTIHLIASYKDNDSLYLIIPLILGGELFTYHRKSRKFSEKQARFYAAQVFLALEYLHYCSLLYRDLKPENIMIDRNGYLKVTDFGFAKRVETRTMTLCGTPEYLPPEIIQSKPYGTSVDWWAFGVLIYEFVCGHSPFASHNRDVMVMYNKICEGEYKMPSSLSGALRHLIDHLLQVDLSKRFGNLINGNRDIKDHEWFKEIDWIPLLNQTVPAPYLPAISDAEDISNFDKQSEGKQKAKAKTMRHEEAFADF; the protein is encoded by the exons ATGGGTCGAACATCCGCATCTGAGCTGCAATACTTTAGTCCCAAAGTTGATTATGCCGTCATATTGAGTAAGATGAAAGATGACTTTAGCAAGAAATATTCACGTAATACGCCATCGCCAACAACGGGTCTCGAGGGTTACATTATAAAAGCCACGCTGGGCTCTGGCTCCTTTGGCAAGGTGCAGCTGATCAAGGAGAAGGAAGGCGATGCTTATTATGCTTCCAAACAGTTGAGCAAGGATCAAATTGTGAAGACCAAACAGATTGTGCATGTGATGAGCGAGAAGCGAGTGCTAAACTCGATACGTTTTCCATTTACAATACATTTGATTGCGTCGTATAAGGACAACGACagtttgtatttaattattccaCTTATACTGGGAGGTGAACTCTTTACCTATCATCGCAA ATCTCGTAAATTCTCGGAGAAACAAGCGCGCTTCTATGCTGCTCAGGTGTTTCTGGCCTTAGAGTATTTGCACTATTGCAGTTTGCTCTATCGCGATCTTAAGCCTGAGAATATTATGATTGACAGAAATGGCTACCTGAAAGTCActgactttggctttgcaAAG AGAGTAGAAACACGTACCATGACGCTGTGTGGCACTCCTGAGTATTTGCCACCAGAGATCATTCAATCGAAGCCTTATGGCACAAGTGTGGATTGGTGGGCATTTGGTGTCTTGATctatgaatttgtttgcggcCATTCGCCGTTTGCCTCGCATAATCGTGATGTTATGGTAATGTACAATAAGATCTGTGAGGGTGAATATAAAATGCCCAGCTCATTATCTGGTGCGTTGCGTCATCTGATTGATCATCTGTTGCAAGTGGATCTATCAAAGCG TTTTGGTAATTTGATTAATGGCAACCGGGACATCAAAGATCACGAGTGGTTCAAGGAAATCGATTGGATACCGCTGCTCAATCAAACTGTTCCAGCTCCTTATTTGCCCGCCATTTCAGATGCCGAGGATATTTCCAATTTTGACAAGCAATCGGAGGGCAAACAAAAGGCCAAGGCTAAAACAATGCGACACGAGGAAGCCTTTGCAGACTTCtaa
- the LOC117575817 gene encoding cAMP-dependent protein kinase catalytic subunit 2 isoform X2, whose protein sequence is MSNQHLQPYFNSKDDYTTILDNLKTEFDERWQHQEPSPYTNLESYVQRAILGNGSFGTVMLVREKHGKNYYAAKMMNKDDLVRLKQINHVHNEKTVLSAVRFPFLVHLIDSTKDFDYLYLVLPFVNGGELFTYHRKVRKFNEKQSRFYGAQVLLALEYLHHMNLVYRDLKPENILMDAKGYIKVTDFGFTKRVDNRTSTLCGTPEYLAPEIIQLKPYNKSVDWWAFGVLLYEFVVGQSPFSMHNRDVILMYSKICMGEMRLPSFFTAQLKNLIENLMQVEPSKR, encoded by the exons ATGAGTAACCAGCACCTGCAGCCATATTTCAATTCTAAGGACGATTATACTACAATACTCGATAATCTTAAGACAGAGTTCGACGAACGTTGGCAGCACCAGGAACCATCGCCATACACAAATCTAGAGAGTTATGTGCAACGCGCCATTTTAGGCAATGGCAGCTTTGGCACCGTT ATGCTAGTCAGGGAAAAGCATGGAAAGAATTATTATGCGGCCAAAATGATGAACAAGGATGATCTGGTTCGATTAAAGCAGATCAATCATGTTCATAACGAAAAGACTGTCCTCAGTGCTGTGCGATTTCCATTTCTGGTGCATCTAATTGATTCCACCAAGGACTTTGACTATCTCTATTTAGTTCTACCATTTGTCAATGGTGGCGAACTGTTCACCTATCATCGCAA AGTGCGCAAGTTCAATGAGAAGCAATCCCGTTTCTATGGAGCCCAAGTGTTGCTTGCTCTCGAGTATCTGCATCACATGAATCTCGTGTATCGCGATCTCAAGCCCGAAAACATACTGATGGATGCCAAGGGTTACATCAAGGTGACGGATTTCGGTTTCACCAAG CGCGTTGATAATCGCACCAGCACTTTGTGCGGAACACCTGAATATCTGGCACCGGAAATCATTCAGCTGAAGCCGTACAATAAGTCTGTGGATTGGTGGGCGTTCGGTGTATTGCTGTATGAATTTGTTGTCGGTCAATCGCCATTCTCGATGCACAATCGCGATGTCATTTTGATGTACTCGAAAATCTGCATGGGCGAGATGCGTTTGCCATCATTTTTCACTGCCCAATTGAAGAATCTCATTGAGAATCTCATGCAGGTGGAACCCTCAAAGCG GTAA
- the LOC117576331 gene encoding uncharacterized protein LOC117576331, with protein MKAAILLLVCFSSQIFSLPSPAKEEPLPNWFASEASQLIATQLLKFNKDIDANQVHSPLGVASILAVLAEASEGETYEEFAKVFGFPKEREALRAAFAGILSGYQNRDAAVPLPSFQTWFYVYRNNSVKEDYKQLLQRHYYVEVKDINRQEYDWSEPNTSLQLEGNEQEAAANTEPSNSKDVIGFETLKRIKLDDDDALAPSSDTYGEEVLNKEASKFDRDIDDKQYVEKPVALAERERELTTEESATAVNDAVTVEKQEKPADIPLNMLENAGDKQQNKRSESNEQNPNVEENETVQEDEKLNKPLIELSPNPVTAGEPEKVRLPLQKLENAVKTMVKEGADEIMIALESHLSSVARFYSGRSLFRRDDIASALSANSITGRAMGSKSKMLLFNGLYYRGSWAQPFYQLRDGSDEFFFMTNEDAMKTPMMHARGKFRVAELPHLKARLLSLPYENARYSLCIVLPNDSEGLSDVIAQLQPSDYKYAREHVEEKELHVTLPKFQAEETSRSEAMLKQLGLQRLFSRTDAQLGLLSDDEDLHVDEIVQFVNVRVDEGGSSANSLSAATMQARSPNAAPEDEGLPVPEPEPEPAGVERFDVNHPFAYFILDCEQQFVLASGKVYAPEFKDDLPPVEIEVELEQS; from the exons ATGAAAGCTGCAATCTTGCTGCTCGTCTGCTTCAGCAGTCAAATCTTCTCGCTTCCTTCGCCGGCCAAGGAGGAGCCGCTGCCCAATTGGTTTGCCAGCGAAGCCTCGCAGCTGATTGCCACACAGCTGCTCAAGTTCAACAAAGACATCGATGCCAATCAGGTGCACTCACCACTCGGTGTTGCTTCTATCTTAGCTGTGCTTGCCGAGGCTTCTGAGGGCGAGACCTACGAGGAGTTCGCCAAAGTCTTTGGCTTCCCCAAGGAGCGTGAAGCGTTGAGAGCCGCCTTCGCTGGCATCTTGTCTGGCTATCAGAATCGTGATGCTGCTGTGCCGTTGCCCTCGTTCCAGACTTGGTTCTATGTGTATCGCAACAACAGCGTCAAGGAGGATtacaagcagctgctgcagcgtcACTACTACGTCGAGGTGAAGGACATCAATCGGCAGGAGTACGACTGGAGTGAGCCCAACACTTCCCTTCAGCTGGAGGGCAATGAGCAGGAAGCTGCCGCCAACACCGagcccagcaacagcaaagatGTCATTGGCTTCGAGACGCTGAAACGTATCAAACTGGACGATGATGATGCGCTGGCGCCCAGCAGCGATACCTATGGCGAGGAAGTGCTGAACAAGGAAGCGTCCAAGTTTGATCGCGACATCGATGACAAGCAGTATGTGGAAAAAccagttgctttggctgaacGCGAGCGTGAACTGACCACCGAGGAGTCGGCAACGGCAGTCAACGATGCGGTGACAGtggaaaaacaagaaaaaccaGCTGATATCCCGCTGAACATGCTGGAAAATGCTGGCGATAAACAGCAGAACAAACGCAGCGAGAGCAACGAACAGAATCCCAATGTGGAGGAGAACGAAACGGTGCAGGAGGATGAAAAGCTAAACAAGCCGCTGATCGAGTTGAGTCCCAATCCAGTGACCGCTGGTGAACCCGAGAAGGTGCGTCTACCGCTGCAGAAACTGGAAAATGCCGTGAAAACCATGGTCAAGGAGGGAGCTGATGAGATTATGATTGCCCTCGAATCGCATCTTAGTTCAGTGGCGCGC TTCTACAGCGGTCGCAGCTTGTTCCGCCGTGATGACATCGCCTCCGCTTTAAGTGCCAACTCCATCACAGGTCGTGCTATGGGCTCCAAGTCTAAGATGCTGCTCTTCAACGGACTCTACTATCGCGGCAGTTGGGCCCAGCCTTTCTATCAGCTGCGCGATGGCAGCGACGAGTTCTTCTTCATGACCAACGAGGATGCCATGAAGACACCGATGATGCATGCGCGTGGCAAGTTCCGTGTGGCCGAGCTGCCGCATTTGAAGGCGCGTCTGCTGTCGCTGCCCTACGAGAATGCGAGGTACAGTCTGTGTATTGTGCTACCCAATGATTCGGAGGGACTCAGCGATGTCATTGCTCAGCTGCAGCCCAGCGATTACAAATACGCACGCGAGCATGTGGAGGAGAAGGAGCTGCATGTGACGCTGCCCAAGTTCCAGGCCGAGGAGACATCGCGTTCGGAAGCAATGCTTAAGCAACTGGGACTGCAGCGTCTCTTCTCGCGCACCGATGCACAGCTGGGTTTGCTTTCAGATGACGAGGATCTGCATGTGGATGAGATTGTGCAGTTTGTCAATGTGCGTGTGGATGAAGGTGGCAGCAGTGCCAACTCTTTGTCGGCGGCCACAATGCAGGCAAGATCTCCAAATGCTGCGCCTGAAGATGAAGGTTTGCCCGTGCCCGAGCCTGAGCCAGAGCCAGCTGGTGTGGAGCGTTTCGATGTGAATCATCCATTTGCTTACTTCATTTTGGATTGCGAACAGCAGTTTGTGCTTGCTTCGGGCAAAGTTTATGCACCCGAGTTCAAGGATGATCTGCCACCCGTGGAAATCGAGGTGGAATTGGAGCAATCATAG
- the LOC117575817 gene encoding cAMP-dependent protein kinase catalytic subunit 2 isoform X1, producing MSNQHLQPYFNSKDDYTTILDNLKTEFDERWQHQEPSPYTNLESYVQRAILGNGSFGTVMLVREKHGKNYYAAKMMNKDDLVRLKQINHVHNEKTVLSAVRFPFLVHLIDSTKDFDYLYLVLPFVNGGELFTYHRKVRKFNEKQSRFYGAQVLLALEYLHHMNLVYRDLKPENILMDAKGYIKVTDFGFTKRVDNRTSTLCGTPEYLAPEIIQLKPYNKSVDWWAFGVLLYEFVVGQSPFSMHNRDVILMYSKICMGEMRLPSFFTAQLKNLIENLMQVEPSKRLGNAVEGSSDIKNHPWFQGVDWFVLLNQEINPPYIPTVSNIEDLSNFENFEPKSKVKSKINRHPDLFNNF from the exons ATGAGTAACCAGCACCTGCAGCCATATTTCAATTCTAAGGACGATTATACTACAATACTCGATAATCTTAAGACAGAGTTCGACGAACGTTGGCAGCACCAGGAACCATCGCCATACACAAATCTAGAGAGTTATGTGCAACGCGCCATTTTAGGCAATGGCAGCTTTGGCACCGTT ATGCTAGTCAGGGAAAAGCATGGAAAGAATTATTATGCGGCCAAAATGATGAACAAGGATGATCTGGTTCGATTAAAGCAGATCAATCATGTTCATAACGAAAAGACTGTCCTCAGTGCTGTGCGATTTCCATTTCTGGTGCATCTAATTGATTCCACCAAGGACTTTGACTATCTCTATTTAGTTCTACCATTTGTCAATGGTGGCGAACTGTTCACCTATCATCGCAA AGTGCGCAAGTTCAATGAGAAGCAATCCCGTTTCTATGGAGCCCAAGTGTTGCTTGCTCTCGAGTATCTGCATCACATGAATCTCGTGTATCGCGATCTCAAGCCCGAAAACATACTGATGGATGCCAAGGGTTACATCAAGGTGACGGATTTCGGTTTCACCAAG CGCGTTGATAATCGCACCAGCACTTTGTGCGGAACACCTGAATATCTGGCACCGGAAATCATTCAGCTGAAGCCGTACAATAAGTCTGTGGATTGGTGGGCGTTCGGTGTATTGCTGTATGAATTTGTTGTCGGTCAATCGCCATTCTCGATGCACAATCGCGATGTCATTTTGATGTACTCGAAAATCTGCATGGGCGAGATGCGTTTGCCATCATTTTTCACTGCCCAATTGAAGAATCTCATTGAGAATCTCATGCAGGTGGAACCCTCAAAGCG TTTAGGTAACGCGGTCGAAGGATCGTCGGACATTAAGAATCATCCGTGGTTTCAGGGCGTTGATTGGTTTGTGCTGCTTAATCAGGAGATAAATCCTCCGTATATTCCTACTGTGTCAAATATTGAAGATTTGTCAAATTTCGAGAATTTCGAACCAAAATCGAAAGTGAAGTCCAAAATAAATCGCCATCCAGacttgtttaataatttttaa